The following nucleotide sequence is from Streptomyces sp. NBC_00239.
TAGCCGCCGATGGTGTCGGTGATGGTGGGACAGGGGCGGAAGTTGTTGAACTGCCGCATCGCCAGGTACTCGTTCACCTCCGGGACGTAGTCCGTCTCGGCCCAGGCGGCTTCGGCGAGGTATCCCATGTGCAGCCGGGCCATGTCGTGCCGGAACCGGTCGGCCTGGGACGGGGTGGCCGCCCGGACGAAGTACTCCATGGCGGAGCGGTACGAACGCCGCGGGGCGTCCGAGAGCAGCGACTCCGCCCACGCGGGCGCGTACTCCTCCGTGGTGTGGACCGGGTCGAGGGCGGTGTGCGCCAGCAGCAGCCGTCCGCCCAGGCCGACGGGCGAGCCGCCGTGGTCCTCGCAGTAGACGTCGTCGACCACGTTCTCCGCGACCATCAGCCGCGTGGCGACCATCAGGTGGTCCACGGTCGGCGCGTCCGGATGGCAGGCGACCATGTAACGGCCCACGGAGAAGCCGTCGAACTGGTCCTCCCACTCAGGGGGGTACGCCTGGACCTCGTCCACCGCCCACCGCTTGATCCTGCGGCTGACCTCCTCCACCCGCGCCGGGTCGGGCTCGGGCACCGGGTGGTGGTAGAGGCCCGGGATCGGGGTGCCGGCCGGGGGTGCCTCGGGGGTCGCGGGCGTCGGCGGCTCCTCGCGCGGGGCCAGGCGCAGGCTCGTCGTGCCGGGGCCGCTGGGACCGCGCAGGATCCGCTCCAAGGCCGGGTTCGGCTGCGGTGCGGGCGGTGCGGGCAGGGTGGTCCGGGCGGCGTCGGCGTCGGCGAGGACGTGGGCCCCGAGGTGGGCCGCGGCGGCGGGCAGGCTCGATTGCAGAGGGGAAAGCCCAGGATCGGGCATCCGT
It contains:
- a CDS encoding family 2 encapsulin nanocompartment cargo protein terpene cyclase — its product is MPDPGLSPLQSSLPAAAAHLGAHVLADADAARTTLPAPPAPQPNPALERILRGPSGPGTTSLRLAPREEPPTPATPEAPPAGTPIPGLYHHPVPEPDPARVEEVSRRIKRWAVDEVQAYPPEWEDQFDGFSVGRYMVACHPDAPTVDHLMVATRLMVAENVVDDVYCEDHGGSPVGLGGRLLLAHTALDPVHTTEEYAPAWAESLLSDAPRRSYRSAMEYFVRAATPSQADRFRHDMARLHMGYLAEAAWAETDYVPEVNEYLAMRQFNNFRPCPTITDTIGGYELPADLHAQPAMQRVIALAGNATTIANDLYSYTKELKSPGMHLNLPVVIAAKEGLSDKEAYLKAVEVHNDLMHDFEAAAAELAAACPVPSVLRFLRGVAVWVDGNHYWHMTNTYRYSLPDFW